A DNA window from Leishmania panamensis strain MHOM/PA/94/PSC-1 chromosome 27 sequence contains the following coding sequences:
- a CDS encoding GTP binding protein, putative (TriTrypDB/GeneDB-style sysID: LpmP.27.1810), whose protein sequence is MLRLSVARWKRRAAGIVGLPNVGKSTLFNALTCSQIAKTGNFPFCTIHANTSRVPVIDERLRQLARFTGAEKIMDVEVDLTDVAGLIAGASKGAGLGNKFLADIRTCAVLLHMVRCFESSKDGFDTPNPLEDIHVILSELVLSDLEVVERRMHKVHKTAKTRDTEYSFLKRLQQWLGEGKTAADMHAEAKLTVVEEDFLQSYDLLSNKPMMFVLNVSERGVRDGNAFSREVEAAFGVERTCRVSASIEEQTAQLASREEQQLFLEEYGIDVPRGQVLMRQVYALLKLQSFFTVGPKMAHGWTVVQGSTARQAAGEIHSDFEKNFVRAKVSAWDMFVSMPNLESAEMQMRMVNDRYVMQDGEVFIVEHNTQRG, encoded by the coding sequence ATGCTGCGGCTTAGTGTGGCGCGCTGGAAGCGGCGTGCTGCGGGTATTGTGGGGCTACCGAATGTGGGAAAGTCCACCCTCTTTAACGCCCTCACATGCAGCCAAATTGCTAAAACAGGTAACTTTCCCTTTTGCACTATTCATGCGAACACATCGAGGGTGCCGGTGATCGATGAGCGACTGCGCCAGCTGGCACGCTTTACTGGGGCAGAGAAAATTATGGATGTCGAGGTTGACTTGACGGATGTGGCGGGGCTGATCGCCGGGGCATCGAAAGGGGCCGGACTCGGCAACAAGTTCCTTGCCGATATCCGAACCTGCGCCGTGTTACTGCACATGGTACGCTGCTTCGAAAGCTCCAAGGATGGCTTCGACACCCCGAACCCTCTGGAGGACATTCACGTCATTCTGAGTGAACTTGTCTTATCAGACCTCGAGGTGGTGGAAAGGCGGATGCACAAGGTGCATAAGACAGCGAAGACGCGGGACACTGAGTACAGCTTTCTGAAGCGTCTTCAGCAGTGGCTGGGGGAGGGCAAGACAGCAGCGGACATGCATGCAGAGGCGAAGCTCAccgtggtggaggaggacttCCTGCAGAGCTACGACTTGCTCTCCAACAAGCCTATGATGTTTGTGCTGAACgtgagcgagcgaggtgTGAGGGACGGCAACGCTTTCTCGCGTGAGGTGGAGGCCGCCTTTGGAGTGGAGCGGACCTGCCGCGTGTCGGCCTCTATCGAGGAGCAGACTGCACAGCTTGCCTCCCGTGAGGAGCAGCAACTGTTCCTGGAGGAGTACGGCATAGACGTGCCGCGTGGCCAGGTGCTGATGAGGCAAGTATATGCCCTTCTCAAGCTGCAGTCCTTTTTCACAGTGGGGCCTAAGATGGCGCATGGCTGGACAGTGGTGCAGGGCTCAACGGCACGGCAGGCAGCCGGCGAGATCCACTCCGACTTCGAGAAGAACTTCGTGCGTGCCAAGGTCTCGGCGTGGGACATGTTTGTCAGCATGCCAAACCTCGAATCTGCGGAGATGCAGATGCGCATGGTGAACGACAGGTACGTGATGCAGGATGGAGAGGTGTTCATTGTGGAGCACAACACGCAGCGTGGGTAG
- a CDS encoding dual specificity phosphatase, putative (TriTrypDB/GeneDB-style sysID: LpmP.27.1820): MVANATTEWPRDMVQLFTPRGLAVPFSTDMTRPTLSSSSHGGAGHWHSPSVTPRTNGSTSGRLTPRSATAASAATLSSTLSATPTTPGNGCGVGGFLQASARSTPSLATPRASEFHFSVHLLTGKQADAIVAAAGLFTARAVEKLFLECAEFDRRLFYNLNVAKLKVMAGGYGMHPSPDVTSGRHSSGSGSNSTNAAARNPRKSPKASLSSRGGATTSTAITGNTTSRDVNNSNSAPSTSRQYRTAVLRASKELRRELLAVTRLSSVTVPVPCFNKRSSDHVTSTVVSSNPAELYSLNAVYRVLSGVRVGTPRWTHTGDVVSALNSAPYSVPGGASAGVAGGSSSGAAMLGATGPWYVDPLLSFRPPRRSVHGDGAAPSAATPSATMASIPSLNISSWLQRPQPLDVHRAARAAPAAMGPSGSAQPAATGATTPRMGRTPRRAWVPPSTPRTPSPPQLPSLALGVLSDDHRVGRVTPPGAALTSPTTLTLTASAAETHAFSLPLSLLCSATPGGAANVCSTKHSASAEQSITDASSLVSPAAALPPLQLLNVEASVKGEETVQRTSNPVPTADALSLPRGQEDGAQPDGCAAECCHHTRHYHHSHAGGGAQAMDGITGRYDIGAEGVSANRNGEASALPPVEDAEYNEVYVQQERAQRLKASQPVVTEVLPYLFVGGEDAARDRAQLLRKGITHVVNTVSCCCSNFYPDLFRYFTLSLSDAADEPIFSLFAVVNAFIENALERHQGRVFVHCQQGVSRSCTFIIAYIMWKKGLCYDRAYELVRARRNVCNPNLGFFMNLRLWEAQLSTPLLNSVFAYAPYTSTSPMPFCYQLTAYFDCATSSTVASAAASCSTLPLPVSSSCSPEGRLPGFLSPRDKEAHKQLRHDVLTRATDMSDAPQALPSTFSLDPRLAYLFLFAPGARAADRTSRSNSLCTDWRRAKEKGHQRPRLARSTNLGPGAGTCSDEDTSAVTGCVVMGPHCLNKVYTERALTACQQLLRFNFYNGEERTSLTNTGRVVHFHPMRPVRLLPTFSATCPPSTSSPFPPTTAAVPVEVVQQLLWTRVSSQLCIRMAQQSQWDALLSNTQLGAMLSYYIAEEDRLDSREAVRRNARERVTEGSGLHSSSSSSSRVAAGRPTSATGRTTLAPNFSLPVSPTALTSSLLRTGRRTPRTPRQLHTSSSGNSGYHRRGKESAKLASSDTAYWSSTGTSSSQRRSFSGSAPAVASTSVPQSAVSQLQHVTLLPIASSASAAAFPPHMESAGVSLPLQGISGLSLAAAAAHNENGPTHVAVRMAEGESFAYAYPFTASAKVTISDLDDLEDDQCYVLGFQQRTGTFVYLWRGTDAAESSTDVVSAFVRQLLSASDPAGQAAVAQALKAGEWTTCSLNFPRGDDGAAAASVADKADVATEVLAGVRVLYVEQGNEPKEFFTLL, encoded by the coding sequence atgGTCGCCAACGCGACCACCGAGTGGCCACGAGACATGGTGCAGCTGTTTACCCCGCGCGGCCTCGCTGTGCCATTTTCAACTGACATGACACGACCGACTctttccagcagcagccacggcggcgccggccaCTGGCACTCTCCCTCCGTGACGCCACGGACGAATGGGTCGACAAGTGGCCGCCTGACcccacgcagcgccaccgctgcttctgccgcaACCCTATCCTCAACCCTATCCGCAACACCGACCACCCCAGGTAACGGGTGCGGCGTTGGGGGGTTTCTGCAAGCATCCGCCCGCTCCACGCCCTCGCTGGCGACGCCGCGTGCCTCTGAGTTTCATTTTAGCGTTCATCTTCTTACAGGTAAGCAGGCGGATGCCAtagtggcggcggctgggcTGTTCACGGCCCGCGCCGTTGAGAAGCTCTTCCTCGAGTGTGCCGAGTTCGATCGAAGACTGTTTTACAACTTGAACGTGGCTAAGTTAAAGGTCATGGCCGGCGGCTACGGCATGCACCCCAGCCCTGACGTCACTTCTGGAcgtcacagcagcggtagcggCAGCAATAGCACGAATGCTGCTGCAAGGAATCCGCGCAAGAGCCCCAAGGCGTCACTGAGCTCGAGAGGGGGTGCCACTACCTCGACGGCGATAACAGGCAACACGACGAGCAGGGATGTGAACAACTCCAACAGCGCCCCGAGTACGTCTCGACAGTACCGTACAGCCGTGCTGAGGGCATCGAAGGAGCTGCGACGGGAGCTGCTTGCTGTCACACGCCTCAGCTCGGTCACAGTGCCCGTCCCGTGCTTTAACAAGCGCAGTAGCGACCACGTGACAAGCACAGTGGTGTCCTCGAATCCTGCGGAGCTGTATAGTCTGAACGCCGTCTACCGCGTCTTGAGTGGCGTCCGCGTCGGAACACCTCGCTGGACGCACACAGGCGACGTAGTCAGCGCACTGAACTCAGCGCCCTACTCCGTGCCTGGTGGTGCATCCGCAGGGGTCGCAGGTGGGTCAAGTTCAGGCGCAGCCATGCTTGGAGCAACGGGCCCGTGGTACGTTGACCCACTTTTGTCCTTCCGTCCACCACGTCGCAGCGTccatggcgacggcgcggcCCCCAGTGCCGCTACTCCCTCTGCCACAATGGCGTCGATTCCCTCCTTGAACATCTCCAGCTGGCTACAGAGACCCCAGCCCCTCGACGTGCATCGGGCGGCACGGGCCGCTCCCGCAGCCATGGGACCCTCAGGTTCAGCACAGCCCGCCGCAACTGGTGCAACGACCCCCCGCATGGGCAGAACGCCACGACGCGCATGGGTACCGCCCTCCACGCCACGGACACCTTcaccgccacagctgccCTCGCTCGCGTTGGGCGTGCTGAGCGACGATCACCGAGTTGGCAGAGTGACTCCGCCAGGCGCCGCGCTCACCTCTCCAACCACGTTGACCTTGACAGCGTCTGCCGCAGAAACCCACGCCTTCAGCCTCCCACTCAGCCTACTTTGCTCTGCAAcgccaggcggcgctgcaaaCGTGTGCTCGACAAAGCACAGCGCCTCTGCGGAGCAAAGCATTACGGATGCGTCGTCTTTAGTctcacccgcagcagcgctcccACCGCTACAGCTGCTTAACGTGGAAGCGAGcgtgaaaggagaggagacggTGCAGCGAACTAGCAACCCTGTCCCAACAGCAGACGCGCTTTCTCTTCCGCGCGGTCAAGAGGACGGTGCGCAGCCAGACGGTTGCGCTGCCGAGTGTTGTCACCACACCCGGCACTACCATCACAGTCATGCCGGCGGAGGTGCCCAGGCCATGGACGGAATCACCGGCCGTTACGATATCGGCGCCGAGGGCGTCTCCGCGAATCGCAACGGAGAGGCATCCGCACTGCCTCCGGTAGAGGACGCCGAGTACAATGAAGTGTACGTCCAGCAGGAACGAGCGCAGCGGCTGAAAGCGTCGCAGCCAGTGGTGACGGAGGTTTTGCCATACCTGTTTGTTGGCGGCGAGGACGCCGCGCGGGATCgagcgcagctcctccggaAAGGCATTACCCATGTTGTGAACAccgtcagctgctgctgcagtaaCTTCTACCCAGACCTCTTCCGGTACTTCACGCTCAGCCTGAGCGACGCTGCTGATGAGCCgattttctccctctttgccgTCGTCAACGCCTTCATCGAGAACGCGCTGGAGAGGCATCAGGGCCGAGTCTTCGTACACTGTCAGCAGGGCGTATCGCGCTCGTGCACGTTCATCATTGCCTATATCATGTGGAAGAAGGGGCTGTGCTACGACCGCGCTTACGAGCTCGTGCGGGCGCGGCGAAACGTGTGTAATCCGAACCTCGGCTTCTTCATGAACCTTCGTCTCTGGGAGGCGCAGCTGTCAACGCCTCTATTGAACAGCGTGTTTGCCTACGCTCCATACACTTCCACGTCGCCGATGCCCTTCTGTTACCAGCTGACCGCGTATTTCGACTGCGCCACGTCTTCCActgtcgccagcgccgctgcgtcgtgTTCTACCTTGCCATTGCCTGTATCGTCGTCGTGCTCTCCGGAGGGGCGGTTGCCTGGGTTCCTCTCTCCACGTGACAAGGAAGCACACAAGCAGCTTCGCCACGATGTCCTGACGCGCGCAACCGACATGAGTGATGCGCCACAAGCACTTCCCAGCACGTTCTCGCTGGATCCGCGCTTGGCTTATCTGTTTCTCTTCGCACCAGGTGCGCGAGCTGCGGACAGAACCAGCCGCTCCAATAGCCTCTGCACAGACTGGCGGcgagcaaaggagaagggcCATCAGCGGCCACGGCTCGCTCGGAGCACCAATCTGGGTCCCGGTGCTggcacctgcagcgacgaggacacCAGCGCCGTGACAGGATGCGTCGTCATGGGACCACATTGTCTTAATAAGGTCTACACTGAACGCGCTCTTACTGCCTGTCAGCAGCTACTGCGCTTCAACTTTTACAACGGCGAGGAGCGCACAAGTTTGACTAACACTGGGAGGGTGGTGCACTTCCACCCGATGCGGCCGGTGCGACTGCTGCCAACTTTTTCAGCGACTTGCCCACCgtccacctcttctccgttTCCGCCCACCACTGCGGCTgtgccggtggaggtggtgcaaCAGTTGTTGTGGACGCGTGTCTCAAGTCAACTTTGCATCCGAATGGCACAACAATCGCAGTGGGATGCGCTCTTGTCAAACACGCAACTTGGCGCCATGCTGAGCTACTATATCGCCGAGGAGGATCGGCTCGACTCCAGAGAAGCGGTGCGGCGGAACGCGCGCGAAAGAGTCACCGAGGGCAGTGGCTTgcatagcagcagcagcagcagcagcagggtcGCAGCCGGACGACCGACAAGCGCGACAGGACGCACGACACTGGCTCCTAACTTTTCGCTACCCGTGAGCCCTACTGCGTTGACATCATCCTTGCTCCGCACCGGGCGGCGCACACCTCGAACGCCGCGACAGCTACACACATCGTCCTCCGGCAACAGCGGCTACCACCGgcgggggaaagagagcgctaAGCTTGCGAGCAGTGATACTGCATACTGGTCGTCGACTGGCACCTCCTCATCGCAGCGCCGTAGCTTTTCTGGTAGCGCGCCAGctgtcgcctccacctcagTACCGCAGTCGGCGGTAAGTCAGCTTCAACATGTAACTCTGCTTCCCATtgcttcttcagcttctgcGGCGGCATTCCCACCGCACATGGAGTCTGCCGGAGTTTCTCTACCGCTACAGGGCATCTCAGGGCTATcacttgctgctgccgctgctcacaATGAGAACGGACCAACGCACGTGGCAGTGCGCATGGCTGAGGGGGAGAGCTTTGCTTACGCCTACCCGTTTACGGCGTCGGCGAAAGTGACTATTTCGGACCTAGACGATCTCGAAGACGACCAGTGCTACGTGCTCGGTTTCCAGCAGCGCACTGGCACCTTCGTCTACCTGTGGCGtggcaccgacgcagcggAGAGTTCGACCGACGTGGTGAGCGCGTttgtgcggcagctgctaaGTGCCAGCGACCCGGCAGGGCAGGCCGCGGTAGCCCAGGCGCTGAAAGCTGGGGAATGGACTACCTGCAGCCTCAACTTCCCTcgtggcgacgacggcgccgccgctgccagtgTGGCGGACAAAGCTGACGTGGCGACAGAGGTGCtcgcaggtgtgcgtgtgttgtaTGTCGAGCAAGGCAACGAGCCAAAGGAGTTCTTCACTCTCCTGTAA
- a CDS encoding hypothetical protein (TriTrypDB/GeneDB-style sysID: LpmP.27.1800.B~disrupted due to non-sequenced internal amino acid repeat): MWGNDFYKAGAHQQPSLRHDGLPTSFASPSYTAQPARPLPAGVLSADLARPISVRELAHSRVPAVPPPPAVPPAPRRSPAMTGFAGFGIPTSPIIYAATSGVSTLPPLSTRADASDLMSLAHRDIDNLSGDDLYNYASHLQGASKQYSEHLLEAYTRRDQYRREVARLKEELHSKYLQIDVLRREQERASEALVKVREDNAQLHQKLAESEGHVRNMQAKVSVLSGADPSAAVHFYQSQLVLKDAQLRELQQQCEREAAASSQRHSSSATAAEHGRRSINVSGEGAAVPQISPLRDLPSTRKVHNGSEAASTALHTALEELQHLNTSLSRRLEEEHAAHKAALAVHAEENATATADRAELLDTIAQLRQQCTEMQSTEDELVAALTQRAPISKEGYAALQTSYNDLTAALAKAEDQIAALHVKEQQYHQSAQQAQEELRHSLTTGLEERQELQARNEQMQSLATDLQRELELAERANQLRQEQLDAAVSGNQQLAENLRTTQEQLLGATAELQDLCNTRGSLESQLRELRQRIEEFEQEDQRRRQQHRDVEGGAMFSYTPAASAESETVKTREALEDELATLRSQRDALVGDRDEIISEVRRLQEDRLALLRSPLPQAEEVLQKHLSTVKATLGTHADDEEVPQQEDIAALEAARHCIEQLKETIATLQSERVRVEAELQAKIKALEAELASQSRALSDAEDAAAAQRAHLEGIMVALRDELVATQEQQLQLITSEEAQRGRCAEQQRAVEHLQAQVAQLQMAGQDSANSLATTWHAQSPVPAKSDLSTMNAALESLAHQLEDAQYRA, encoded by the coding sequence ATGTGGGGCAACGACTTCTACAAGGCTggtgcgcaccagcagccctCGCTCCGACACGATGGGCTGCCGACTTcttttgcctctccttcgtACACTGCGCAGCCCGCACGCCCACTGCCCGCTGGCGTGCTTTCAGCCGATCTCGCACGACCGATTAGTGTGCGGGAGCTAGCGCACTCGCGAGTGcctgcggtgccgccgcctccagcagtgccaccGGCACCACGACGCAGCCCTGCCATGACCGGCTTCGCAGGGTTTGGAATACCCACGTCGCCCATTATTTATgctgccaccagcggcgtGTCGACGTTGCCACCGCTCTCCACCCGCGCTGACGCCAGTGACTTGATGTCACTCGCCCACCGCGACATTGATAACCTCAGCGGCGATGACCTTTACAACTACGCCTCCCACCTGCAGGGCGCATCGAAGCAGTACAGCGAACACCTATTGGAGGCGTACACAAGGCGCGACCAGTACCGTCGCGAGGTTGCTCGAttgaaggaggagctgcataGCAAGTACCTGCAGATCGATGTGCTCCGGCgtgagcaagagagggcgagcgagGCTTTGGTGAAGGTTCGGGAGGACAATGCTCAACTCCACCAGAAACTCGCCGAGTCTGAGGGACATGTCCGCAACATGCAGGCCAAAGTGTCTGTGTTGAGCGGCGCCGAtccctccgctgctgttcatTTCTACCAGTCTCAGTTGGTTCTCAaagatgcgcagctgcgcgaacTGCAACAACAATGCGAGAGggaagctgcagcgtcgtcgcagcGACACAGCTccagcgccactgcagctgaGCATGGCCGGCGAAGCATCAACGTCTCCGGTGAGGGTGCTGCAGTTCCTCAGATATCGCCATTGCGGGATCTACCGAGCACGAGGAAGGTACATAATGGGTCTGAAGCGGCGTCTACTGCACTGCACACCGCACTTGAGGAGCTCCAGCACCTCAACACATCTctcagccgccgcctcgaAGAAGAACACGCGGCTCACAAAGCTGCGCTAGCTGTACACGCCGAAGAGAACGCTACCGCCACAGCTGATCGCGCAGAGCTACTCGACACaattgcgcagctgcggcagcagtgcacagAGATGCAGAGCACGGAAGACGAGCTAGTGGCCGCCCTCACCCAGCGTGCACCGATCTCGAAGGAAGGCTACGCAGCACTACAAACGTCGTACAATGACCTCACCGCTGCACTTGCCAAGGCCGAGGACCAGATAGCCGCGCTCCACGTGAAAGAGCAGCAATACCATCAGAGTGCAcagcaggcgcaggaggagctTCGCCACTCACTCACTACTGGGCTGGAGGAGCGacaggagctgcaggcccGCAATGAACAAATGCAGTCCCTTGCCACTGATCTGCAGAGGGAGTTGGAGCTGGCAGAGCGGGCGAACCAACTGCGTCAAGAGCAGCTTGACGCGGCGGTCAGTGGCAACCAGCAGCTGGCTGAGAACCTTCGTACGACACAGGAGCAGCTActtggcgccaccgctgagcTGCAGGATCTCTGCAACACGCGTGGGAGCCTAGAGTCCCAGCTCCGTGAGCTTCGACAGCGTATCGAAGAGTTTGAACAGGAGGATcagcgccggcggcagcagcataGAGACGTGGAAGGGGGGGCGATGTTCAGCTACACCCCAGCCGCAtcagcagagagcgagacggtGAAGACACGAGAGGCATTGGAGGATGAGCTCGCAACGCTGCGCTCGCAGCGTGACGCACTCGTCGGCGACCGCGACGAAATTATCAGCGAGGTGCGTCGCTTGCAAGAAGACCGGCTCGCCCTTCTCAGATCACCACTGCCTcaagcggaggaggtgctgcagaaACACTTGTCAACTGTGAAAGCGACTCTAGGTACCCATGCAGATGATGAAGAAGTGCCACAGCAAGAGGATATTGCTGCACTCGAGGCAGCGCGTCACTGCATCGAGCAGTTGAAGGAGACCATAGCTACGCTGCAGTCAGAGCGTGTACGCGTGGAggctgagctgcaggcgaagataaaggcgctggaggctgAGCTAGCATCGCAGTCCCGTGCGCTTTCTGATGCCGaggacgcggcggcggcgcagcgggcgcACCTGGAGGGTATCATGGTGGCTTTGAGAGACGAACTAGTGGCAACACAGGAGCAACAGCTGCAACTTATCACGTCCGAGGAGGCCCAACGTGGGCGAtgtgcagagcagcagcgtgcggtGGAGCACCTTCAGGCGcaagtggcgcagctgcagatgGCTGGACAGGATTCAGCGAACAGCCTTGCCACAACGTGGCACGCTCAGTCTCCTGTTCCTGCTAAGTCCGACCTCAGCACGATGAATGCGGCTCTGGAATCGCTTGCGCATCAGCTGGAAGACGCGCAGTACCGCGCT
- a CDS encoding hypothetical protein (TriTrypDB/GeneDB-style sysID: LpmP.27.1800.A~disrupted due to non-sequenced internal amino acid repeat) translates to LEQLNRNASELNDARAVLTGEVTRLQAALAAAVTDKSDVMAQLVATQRELDRAVEQQDAQYCEEARLQDALTTTMSAFGVQTRQVRLGMAHVVDMSRAFYRVVEVVAKGAASATVKGEIVDKEAAAQSFASVGVASSVKGASPTATSVREILLPWSRALEWVASMEERLESLGTGSTSSDTSSSDSQCERRRRRRGRFTVADEEEEEAVDEEETSGADAVSTSFLCRAVPASHAEAAFARWICEQTAAASTIADLRSALADKEVELNNLRSAMDTLANDVMAEQDRADNLSAAIGDATEKIALVQAEFEEQLRQRTVATTAEVVEARRAEERARAAQLRAEEHLTVVENELKEQQAVLRKLQDENYRLTREADRLRRSSRHLESDSRALNKMSDSVTLQPLSYAGVSAVTEVESFTTATSAVEVVEQAQFLQVFSLQEDLMLSRRQARELEGREATLRQTCVTLEQQVSQLRVEATDAEKLREELATLRTDYAELEERYDQLERMTTAAGGGTMQELKQLRQQLKARETELDELKARVRGLVLSKVAPELEAARRQEALRESLSGITTQLAATQAQYGGGTGGSSNAGSRRASLASALSKPDHLSLSASSPSSQDLLTSRIEHLQILVHDHQEAFEKVQAAQLESRATMDTLEDQLAAKTAALERAEGLVAEYADTINVLTMTAVVGRGSGGAHLSTVQPLRNEVTNLVAEVPSLSVLPLTPLTPRPDVAADGQPRAAVAVASPTPRMPNLDEVATNNDGSVTDMEGDSVASSADTVLPSATHRRTDAEGSRRSARGTPARRSSSSSSNNTARKSFVGVTMIAKARKRARSSTTA, encoded by the coding sequence CTTGAGCAGCTGAATCGCAACGCTTCGGAGCTCAACGATGCCCGAGCTGTGCTGACGGGGGAAGTGACGCGTCTGCAGGCTGCATTGGCAGCTGCCGTTACCGATAAATCCGACGTGATGGCACAGCTTGTGGCCACCCAGAGGGAGCTGGATCGTGCAGTGGAGCAGCAAGATGCGCAGTACTGCGAGGAAGCGCGTCTCCAAGACGCGCTGACGACGACCATGTCGGCCTTTGGCGTTCAAACAAGGCAGGTACGATTGGGCATGGCACACGTGGTAGACATGTCGAGGGCGTTCTACAGAGTCGTGGAAGTAGTGGCTAAGGGGGCTGCGTCTGCGACGGTAAAAGGCGAGATTGTGGACAAAGAAGCCGCGGCGCAGTCTTTTGCCAGCGTTGGCGTGGCTTCTTCGGTGAAAGGCGCGTCGCCCACAGCAACAAGTGTGCGAGAGATACTCTTACCGTGGAGTCGAGCACTGGAGTGGGTCGCTTCTATGGAGGAGCGTCTTGAGTCCTTGGGTACAGGTTCTACTTCAAgcgacaccagcagctcaGACAGCCAGtgcgagcggcggcgacgtcggcGAGGTCGCTTCACAGTGgcagatgaggaggaggaggaggcagtggaCGAAGAGGAGACCAGTGGAGCAGATGCGGTGAGCACGTCTTTTCTGTGTCGTGCGGTGCCTGCAAGTCATGCGGAGGCAGCCTTTGCGCGGTGGATTTGTGAGCAGACCGCCGCAGCAAGTACCATTGCAGACCTTCGTAGTGCACTCGCGGAtaaggaggtggagctgaaCAACTTGCGTTCTGCGATGGACACACTGGCGAACGATGTGATGGCTGAGCAAGACCGCGCTGATAACTTGTCTGCTGCCATTGGTGACGCGACGGAGAAAATTGCGTTGGTGCAGGCTGAGTTTGAGGAGCAACTCAGGCAGAGGACGGTGGCAACCACAGCGGAGGTCGTGGAGGCGCGCCGTGCTGAAGAGCGCGCgagagctgcgcagcttcgcGCAGAAGAGCACTTGACTGTTGTTGAGAACGAGCTTAAGGAACAACAGGCTGTGTTGCGCAAGCTGCAGGACGAGAACTATCGACTTACCCGTGAGGCGGACCGTCTACGGCGCTCCTCACGTCACCTTGAGTCTGACTCGCGTGCTCTTAACAAGATGAGCGACTCTGTGACGCTGCAGCCGTTATCTTATGCAGGTGTATCTGCTGTGACCGAAGTTGAGAGCTTCACAACGGCAACCTCCGCTGTAGAGGTTGTCGAACAAGCCCAATTTCTGCAGGTGTTCAGCTTACAGGAGGACCTCATGCTCAGTCGCCGGCAGGCACGGGAGCTGGAGGGGCGAGAAgcgacgctgcggcagacCTGTGTGACactggagcagcaggtgaGTCAGCTGCGCGTGGAGGCAACGGACGCGGAGAAACTGCGTGAGGAACTGGCTACGCTACGCACTGACTATGCGGAACTGGAGGAGCGCTACGATCAACTGGAGCGCATGACAACAGCCGCGGGGGGAGGCACGATGCAAGAGCTAAAACAActccgccagcagctgaaggCACGGGAGACAGAGCTGGATGAGCTAAAGGCGCGAGTACGGGGCCTCGTGCTGAGCAAGGTCGCACCAGAGCTTGAGGCGGCGCGTcggcaggaggcgctgcgagaGAGTCTCAGCGGTATTACGACACAGCTGGCTGCCACCCAGGCACAGTACGGAGGCGGTacaggcggcagcagcaatgctGGAAGCCGTCGCGCTAGTCTCGCTTCTGCCCTCAGCAAGCCCGATCACCTTAGTTTGTCTGCGTCGAGTCCGTCGTCGCAAGATCTACTGACCTCCCGCATCGAGCACTTGCAAATCCTCGTACACGACCACCAGGAGGCGTTCGAGAAGGTTCAGGCTGCTCAGCTTGAATCCCGGGCGACCATGGACACGCTCGAGGATCAGTTGGCCGCCAAGACAGCCGCCTTGGAGCGTGCTGAAGGTCTTGTTGCCGAATACGCGGACACTATCAACGTGCTCACCATGACTGCCGTGGTAGGACGCGGTAGCGGTGGTGCTCACCTATCCACGGTTCAACCACTGCGCAACGAGGTGACCAATCTGGTTGCAGAGGTGCCATCGCtgtctgtgctgccgctgaccCCGCTGACGCCGCGCCCCGATGTGGCGGCCGATGGACAGCCACGTGCCGCCGTTGCAGTGGCGTCGCCAACACCGCGTATGCCAAACCTTGACGAGGTCGCAACCAACAATGACGGTAGCGTGACAGACATGGAGGGGGACTCCGTGGCCTCCTCGGCTGATACAGTGCTGCCCTCAGCGACCCACCGACGGACCGACGCTGAGGGTAGCCGGAGAAGCGCACGAGGCACTCCTGCCCGCCGCTCATCATCTTCGTCGTCTAACAACACTGCGCGCAAGTCTTTTGTAGGCGTCACAATGATAGCCAAAGCACGGAAACGAGCTCgctccagcaccaccgcgtAA